The following nucleotide sequence is from bacterium.
TTCTCAAACCGATGACCAACATTATTTCGATTTTTGGGAAGGGAAATGGTACCAGGAAATCAACGGGATTCCCGACTCAACCAAAACAGTATTTAATGTAACGCGCGGCGTACATCCGTTTTCGTTTGAAGAAAATTGGACTATGACTTTTGATTCATCCAGATTGAAAGCAAAAGGAATCCGTGTTTGGGACGATTCGACTAGGGCATGGCAATACGTATGGATGAGTGAACGGGGACATTTTCAAATCTGGAGCGGAAAAAAAGTTGACGGAAATTGGTATATTTATCGCCCGTTCAATATTAACGGAGACGTGTATCTTTCCCGCCAAGCCTGGATACCGGAATCGCGCGACCGGCTAATGCGGATCAGCGAAAAATCATACGACCATGGCAAAACATGGAGCTTGCGATTTAAAGAATTTTACCGCAAAGTCAATCCATAAGCATGGTTTCGCATATTCTATCGCATCACAGTTCATTTAACTTTATCGGAAATCCATAAACATTTCAAGGGTCATACTATGATCATCGGAGCCCACACGATCATCTACAGCAAAGATCCGGATGCGGATCGTGCTTTTTTTCGTGACATCCTGAAGCTGACTCACGTCGACGTCGGCGGAGGCTGGCTGATTTTCGGATTGCCGCCGGCTGAAGTAGCTGTCCATCCTCACGACCGGAATGATAAACATGAATTGTACCTGATGGTAAAAAATATTGAAGCGTTTGTAAAGCAAATGGATGAAAGCCATATTGCCTGTGAATCCATACGCCATCAAGGCTGGGGATTGCTGACCACTATCACGTTGCCGGGTGGCGGCAAACTCGGCGTGTATCAACCTCTCCACGCGCGTCCGCGATCAATGAAAACGGCTTCTTCCAAAAAACCATCTCTGAAAAAATCCCGCACGAAAAAGAAATCGGGGAAAAAATAATGACCCGCCCTGCTTCTGAATACGAATTATTTGAACAGCAAACCTTTGAGAAAATCGACTTCACTCGCCGCAAACCCGTCCGCGGCAGTTATGAAAACTGCACGTTCCTCCATTGCAATTTTGAAAAAGCCGATCTATCCGGTTTCAATTTCCTGGAGTGTACATTCAGTCATTGTAACTTGAGTCTCGCCAATATTGCCGATGCCACGATCAAAGAAACAGTCTTCAACGAATCCAAATTGCTCGGTATTGTTTTTGAAAAATGTAATGCTGCGTTATTTTCGGCAGATTTTGAAAAATCCGATTTGAGCATGTCGTCATTCATTAAATTAAAGCTTAAAAAAATCCGGTTCAAAGGCTGCAATTTACGTGACACGGATTTTGCGTACGCCGATTTAAGCGCGGCCGTATTCGACGGTTGCGATCTAGCCGGAGCGAAATTCGACAGGACTATTTTGGAAAAAGCCGACTTGCGGACGTCGTATCATTTCTCCATCGATCCGGAAGCCAACCGGATTCGCAAAGCGAAATTTTCAATGCAGGGCGCTCTCGACTTATTGACCAAATACGATATTGAAATCGATTGAACCGTAAAGGAGAATAAACCATGAAATTGATCCCGTTATTTCTTGCCGCTATCCTGATTGCCGCGTGTGCCAATCCGATCACTTTCGAGGAAACGAAAGCCAAGATCAAAGCTCAGAACGAAAAACTGCATCAGGTCGTCGCCACGAAAAACACCGATTTGCTCAAAGAAGTGTACGCCGACGATGCCAATTTTCTTGCGCCCGGGTTAGGTATTGTGCAAGGCCGCGACAGCATTATCGCGTTATGGAAAGACGGATTGGACGACGTGCTGGAAATGCATTCCGAAACCATTGACATCGGCGGCACGACGGATGTCGTGTACGAAGTCGGGATCGTCGAAAACAAAATCCGTTCGGCCGATACCGTTTTCATTTCCCGCGCTAAATACAGCAATGTCTGGGTGCGCGATACTCAAGGCAACTACCGCCTCACGGTAGACATCTGGAATAAAATGAATTGACTAACCGGTTTTATCTTGATTCCATTCCGTCCGGTGTGTAGTTTTGAGTACACTCTACCGGAACCATTTTTACCATTTCTTGTTTTTTTACTATCATTATTAAGGAGGTTGCTATGAAACGCTTATTCAGGAAGATCGCGCTTCTGATGACGCTGGTGTTATCTATTTCTGCAGTTTCAGGTTGTTACGGCGGATTTGCACTGACAAAAAAAATTTACAAATGGAACGGAACCGTCGGCAGTAAATTCGTCAATTCGCTCGTCATGTGGGGTTTATTCATTCTACCGGTGTACGAAATATGCGGCGTCGTCGATTTCCTGATCCTCAACACCATCGAATTCTGGCAGGGATCGAACCCGATGGCGATGAAACCGGGTGAAAAAGAGACCCGTACGGTCGCGATCAAAGACCAGGAATTCGAAATCACGGCTACGCAAAACCGTTTTGACATTACGGCGTTGTCGGGCGAACATGCCGGTGTGACCAGCACGCTCGTGTATGATCCGGCGACGCAAGCGTGGTATTGGCAAGCCGAAGACGGGCTCAAGAAAATCGCACAATTTAATCCACACGGTGAAGAACTCGTACAGTTTATTAATCCTAACAGTAAGTAAGCTTTACATAGCCTGTAGATTACACTAGAGCGGAATGTGTTTCCGCTCTTTTTTTATCTAATTTGATCAATCAATTCTTGACGATTCCAATATCAATTACCTTTTTTGATTGTTTCGTCGATTACCCCTTATGGGTCATTTCTAAAATTAAGTGTGCCAAAATGAAACTCAGACTCGTAAAATGTTCAGACAACTTCCCCATCACTACATCACACATGGAGTTTTTACATGAGACGTTACGTCGTTGCATGCTGCACCCTGTTCTGGTTTGCGATGGCCTTGTCGGCCCAGACCTACAAAGATTCCGACCTCATTACGGCGGATAAGCTCAAAGCGCATCTGACCTTCATTTCATCCGATCTGCTTCAGGGACGCGATACACCGTCGCCCGGACTCGATCTTGCCGCCGCCTACATTGCGGCCAATTTATCGCAGTGGGGCGTCAAACCTGCCGGCGATAACGGAAGCTACTTTCAGAAAGTTCCTTTGTACCTGAATAAGATCAATCCGTCCGATACTTATTGTGAAATTGCCGGCGCACGATTTCCGTTTGGCGAATTCATCGAATCCTCGTCTACTGCCGAAGGCTCCATTTCAGCCGAGGCTGTGTATGTTCAGCACGGATGGATATTCCCGAAGCTAGGCATCGATCCTTACGCCGGTATCGACGTGAAAGGCAAAATCGTCATCACGCACGGCGGCTATCCGCCCAAAGGGCTCGATCCGAATGACGTCGCCGGTAAAAAAGGCGTTGACTTCATCTTGCCTTACGACGCCGCCAAAGAACGCGGCGCGCTTGCCGTCGTGTACGTTGCAAGCATGTATGTCGCGACGAACTGGCGTGAATTCGAACGGCGTGCGACCGAAAACGGCAGTCCAAGTCTTGAAAAAAATCCAATGATTGCCATCAATGCCGGTCCGAAGCTTCTACAGGCAATTTTTGCCGGTGAAAAATATTCAGCGTCGGCCATTATGGGCGCAGGATTACTCGGCAAATATCCCGAATCCTTTGCATTCACTTCCGGTAAAAAAATCACCGTCAAAATTTCGTTTCAATCCGGCATGGGCGCTACGCAAAACGTTGTCGGGCTTGTCGAAGGTACGGACCTCAAAAATGAATACGTCGCGATCGGCGCGCATTACGATCACCTTGGCATCGGCGCCGAAGTCAACGGCGATAAAATCTACAACGGCGCGGATGACGACGGTTCCGGCACTGTCAGCGTGCTCAATATCGCCGAAACCTTTGCGAAAGGACAAAAACCCAAACGCTCGATTCTTTTCGTATGGCATGCGGGCGAGGAAATCGGCGTCTGTCTCGGCTCGTATTACTTCACGACTCATTCCACCGTCCCGATCGACAAGATTGTCGCGCAGCTTAACATCGACATGGTCGGCCGCAGTAAAAAAGCCGGCGATCCCGGCAATCCTGTTCTTACCGGACCCAACGAACTTTATCTCATCGGTTCCAAAGCCATGAGTTCCGACCTCGAAAAAATCAGCGAGCGCGTCAATAATTCATTCCTCAAACTTTCATTCAATTATAAATACGATGACGTACGCGATCCGGAAAGATTTTTCACGCGCAGCGATCATTATCATTACTCGCAGAAAGGCATTCCGATTATATTTTATTACGCCGGTGGGCATGACGATTATCACGAACCGTCCGATTCCATCGAAAAAATCGATTTTATGAAAATTCAGAAAATCGCGCGTACGGTTTATGCAACCGCATGGGAAATCGCCAGCGCCTCTTCCCGTCTCAAAGTCGATCGGACATTGCCGGATGAATGGCAATTAGCGAAATAGTGTTGTGTTTAACTAAATAAATGAAAGTAGACAATATGAATTTAAAAACATCTCTTTCATTCGCTACGATGCTACTTTTAGCCGTATCAATAAGTCAGATAAGTTCGGCTCAAAACAGCTCGGAAGAGTTTATCATACCAAGAACGAACTCAAAAGCGGTCATTCAGCAAACTATAGCATCAACCCGGATCGAAATTAGTTACAATAGACCCAATAAACGGGGCCGCAAAATTTTCGGCAATCTTGTTCCCTATGACAAAATCTGGCGGACAGGCTCCGATGAAGCTACCGAAATATATTTTAGTACACCCATACGCCTGGCCGAAACTCCTATTGACTCGGGACGATATGAATTATTTACAATTCCGGGTGAAAAGGAGTGGAAAGTCATTTTACAAAAAAATCACCATCAATGGGGATCTTACAAGTACAAGCCGGAAGACGATGTGGCAAGATTTTCAGTGACGCCAATAAAAACCAGCAAGACTGTTGAAACCTTTACCATGAGTGTGGATAGCATAGGTTCTAATTATGGAATTCTCAATATTGCCTGGGATAACATTGTTGTTCCCATTGCAT
It contains:
- a CDS encoding pentapeptide repeat-containing protein, whose product is MTRPASEYELFEQQTFEKIDFTRRKPVRGSYENCTFLHCNFEKADLSGFNFLECTFSHCNLSLANIADATIKETVFNESKLLGIVFEKCNAALFSADFEKSDLSMSSFIKLKLKKIRFKGCNLRDTDFAYADLSAAVFDGCDLAGAKFDRTILEKADLRTSYHFSIDPEANRIRKAKFSMQGALDLLTKYDIEID
- a CDS encoding nuclear transport factor 2 family protein, which translates into the protein MKLIPLFLAAILIAACANPITFEETKAKIKAQNEKLHQVVATKNTDLLKEVYADDANFLAPGLGIVQGRDSIIALWKDGLDDVLEMHSETIDIGGTTDVVYEVGIVENKIRSADTVFISRAKYSNVWVRDTQGNYRLTVDIWNKMN
- a CDS encoding M28 family peptidase, with amino-acid sequence MRRYVVACCTLFWFAMALSAQTYKDSDLITADKLKAHLTFISSDLLQGRDTPSPGLDLAAAYIAANLSQWGVKPAGDNGSYFQKVPLYLNKINPSDTYCEIAGARFPFGEFIESSSTAEGSISAEAVYVQHGWIFPKLGIDPYAGIDVKGKIVITHGGYPPKGLDPNDVAGKKGVDFILPYDAAKERGALAVVYVASMYVATNWREFERRATENGSPSLEKNPMIAINAGPKLLQAIFAGEKYSASAIMGAGLLGKYPESFAFTSGKKITVKISFQSGMGATQNVVGLVEGTDLKNEYVAIGAHYDHLGIGAEVNGDKIYNGADDDGSGTVSVLNIAETFAKGQKPKRSILFVWHAGEEIGVCLGSYYFTTHSTVPIDKIVAQLNIDMVGRSKKAGDPGNPVLTGPNELYLIGSKAMSSDLEKISERVNNSFLKLSFNYKYDDVRDPERFFTRSDHYHYSQKGIPIIFYYAGGHDDYHEPSDSIEKIDFMKIQKIARTVYATAWEIASASSRLKVDRTLPDEWQLAK
- a CDS encoding DUF2911 domain-containing protein yields the protein MNLKTSLSFATMLLLAVSISQISSAQNSSEEFIIPRTNSKAVIQQTIASTRIEISYNRPNKRGRKIFGNLVPYDKIWRTGSDEATEIYFSTPIRLAETPIDSGRYELFTIPGEKEWKVILQKNHHQWGSYKYKPEDDVARFSVTPIKTSKTVETFTMSVDSIGSNYGILNIAWDNIVVPIALKIDLKSTVIPNLEKALSEGDRRPYFQAAMFYFENNIDINRAAELMSLALKRNPQHIGMLYRYALILKQKGNLAEAIAASEESLKGAQSADSELKAEYTRLNSILLDELKSMKK
- a CDS encoding DUF3332 domain-containing protein — translated: MKRLFRKIALLMTLVLSISAVSGCYGGFALTKKIYKWNGTVGSKFVNSLVMWGLFILPVYEICGVVDFLILNTIEFWQGSNPMAMKPGEKETRTVAIKDQEFEITATQNRFDITALSGEHAGVTSTLVYDPATQAWYWQAEDGLKKIAQFNPHGEELVQFINPNSK